The genomic DNA CACGTCGGCGGCGCCCGGTCGCTGGGCGATGAAGGATGGTGGCAAGCTCTATGCATGGGAGCTCAAGCGCCACACCACGACGACCCGCTCCGCCGACGACATCCACACGCTCGGCCTCGCCGAAGTGAAGCGCATCCGCGCCGGCATGGAGGCGGTTCGCAAGCAGGTCGGCTTCCAGGGCGACCTCAAGGCCTTCTTCGAGCATGTCCGAACCGATCCCAAATATTATTATACCAAGCCCGAGGATCTGATCGCGCGGTTCGAGGCGATCGAGGCGAAGATCTGGCCGGCGATCCCCAAGCTGTTCCACGAGCGGCCGAAGGCGCCGTTCGAGGTGCGCCCGCTCCCCGCGCTCGGCGATCAGCGCGGCACCGGCTATTACCGCCCCGGCCCGCCCGACGGCGTCTCGCCCGGCATCCTCTTCTTCAACATGTCGATGCTGAACACGCGGCCGATCCCGACGCTGGAGACGCTGACGCTGCACGAGGGCATCCCCGGCCACCATTTCCAGATCACCCTGGCGCGCGAGAACGAGGCGCTGCCGCCGCTGCTGCGCTACGGATCGTCGACGGCCTATTCGGAAGGCTGGGGGCTTTACGCGGAATCTCTGGGCCGCGAACTCGGCATGTTCGGCGATCCGATGCAGCTCTTCGGCCACCTCGACATGGAGATGCTGCGCGCGGTGCGGCTGGTGGTCGATACCGGGCTCCACGCCAAGAAGTGGGAGCGGCAGCAGGCGATCGATTACATGCTCGACAATACGTCGATGGCGCCGCGCGACGTCGCGGTCGAGATCGATCGCTACATCGCCTATCCGGGCCAGGCCTGCGCCTACAAGATCGGCGAGCTGAAGTTCCGCGAGCTGCGCGAACGCTCGGCCAAGGCGCTTGGGAAGCGCTTCGACGTGCGCGATTACCACCATCAGGCGCTCGGCACCGGTGCGCTGCCGATGGCGGTGCTGGACGCGAAGATCGACGGCTGGATCAAGGCCGGCGGCGGCGGGTTCACTCCGGCGCGTTGATCGCGTCGAGATTGGCCTGCAGCTTGCCGATCAGCGCGAGCAGCCGATCGAACTCGCGCGCCGAAAAGCCGCGGATCAGCTTGGCGTAGACCGGCGCCGTCACCTGCCGCGCCGCGGCGAGCTGCTCGCGCCCAGCAGAGGCTAGCCGGACGTCGGTGACGCGCGCGTCGTCCGGATTGGCGGCGGTGACGACGAGCCCGCCCTTCTCCATTCGCTCGACAATGCGCATCATCGTGGAAAGATTGATCACCGCGCTGTCGGCGATGCGGCCGATGCTGCGCGGCTCCGCTTCGCCCAGGATCATCAGCACCCGCCAGGTCGGAACGTCCACGCCGATCCGCCGCAGCCGCGCTTCGATGATCCGGTTGTAGCGGCTTGCCGCGCGATTGAGCAGGTAGAAGGGGTATTTGTCGAGATGGAAGAGCGCGGTGCCGGGATCGCCCAGCCGGCGGCTGTCCATCATCGGTTCGCCTTCACTCATCACCCGCCCCCGTTGTCACGCAGGCAACGATATAATAGTTGCATATGCAAGTGAATATGCCAGTCTTTCGATCAACCGGCGCGAGTCCGGGCACAAGGAGATCCGCATGACCAGCCAAGCCAGCCAGACCCTGCAATCGCTCGCTCAAGGCATTGCCGGCGGGTCGATCCGCACCGTCGATCTGACGCAGACGCTGTCGCCCGACACGCCGACGCTCGTCCTGCCGCCCGAGTTCGGCCAATGCTCGCCGTTCAAGGTCGAGGAGATCAGCCGCTACGACGAGCGCGGCGTTGCCTGGTATTGGAACAATTTCACCGTCAGCGAGCATACCGGCACGCATTTCGACGCGCCGGTCCACTGGGTGACGGGCAAGGATCTCGACAACAATTGCGTCGACACCGCGCCGCCCGCCGACTTCGTCGCGCCCGCGGTGGTGATCGACGTATCCAAGCAATGCGCTGCCGATCCCGACTATCTGCTGACGGTTGCGGACATCGAAGCGTGGGAGGCGGAGCATGGCCGCATCCCGCCGCGTCACTGGGTGCTGCTGCGCACGGATTGGTCGAAGCGGTCGGTCGAGGATTACGTCAACCGCCGCGACGACGGCGCGCATACACCGGGGCCGTCGACCGAGGCGGTGAAGTTTCTGGTCGACGAGCGCGACGCGCACGGCTTCGGCGTCGAGACGATCGGCACCGATGCTGGCCAGGCGCATCTGCTGAAGCCGGCCTATCCCGCGCACACGCTGTTTCACGCGGCGGGACGGTACGGCCTCCAGTGCCTTGAGAATCTGGACAAGCTGCCGCCGACGGGCGCAGTGATCGTCGCCGCGCCGCTCAAGATCCAGGGCGGATCGGGCAGCCCGCTCCGCGTCCTCGCGCTCGTCGCCGACTGACGCACGGATGGCCGAGCGGTCCTTCAAGAAAGAGGTCGAGCGCCTGCGCCTCGGCGCGGGCGAGACCTTCGAGGGCGAAGGCATTCTCGCCGTCACCAAGGGACTGCTCGAAGCCGGCGTCGCTTATGTCGGCGGCTATCAGGGATCGCCGATCAGCCATTTGATGGACGTCTTTGCCGACGCCGATCCGCTGCTGAAGGAACTCGGCGTCCACTTCGAGGCGAGCGCGAGCGAGGCGACGGCTGCGGCGATGCTCGCGGCGTCGGTCAACTATCCGCTGCGCGGCGCGGTCGCGTGGAAATCGGTGGTCGGCACCAACGTCGCATCGGACGCGCTGTCCAACGTCGCATCGGGCGGTGTCACGGGCGGCGCGCTGATCATCGTCGGCGAGGATTATGGCGAAGGCTCCTCGATCATGCAGGAGCGCACCCACGCCTTCGCGATGAAATCGCAGATGTGGCTGCTCGATCCGCGGCCGAACCTTCGCAGCATCGTCGACATGGTGGCGAAGGGGTTCGAGCTTTCCGAAGCCTCGAACACGCCGGTGATGCTGGAGCTGCGCGTGCGTGCCTGCCACGTCACCGGCCGCTTTACCGCCAAGGACAATGTGCCGCCGCTGATGACGGTCGCCGACGCGGCCAACCGGCCGACGCGCGATACCGAGCGGATCGTGCTGCCGCCCGCCAATTTTCTCCACGAGGTCGAGAAGATCGAGAAGCGCTGGCCGGCGGCGGTGGATTTCGTGGCGCGCGAGAGGCTCAACGAACGGTTCGGGCCGGCGGAGGGCGATGTCGGCATCATCGTCCAGGGTGGCCTGTTCAACACGCTGAACCGCGCGCTCGAGCTGGTCGGCCTGTCGGATATCGAGGGCAACGCCAGGCTCCCCATCTATTGCCTCAACGTCACCTATCCGCTGGTGCCCGACGAGGTCGCCGATTTCTGCCGCGGCAAATCGGCGGTGCTGATCGTCGAGGAAGGCCAGCCCGAATTCATCGAGCATGAGCTCAACACCCTGCTCCGCCGCGCCGACCTGCAGACGCGCATCGTCGGCAAGGACGTGCTGCCGCGCGCCGGCGAATATTCGGGCGCGGTTCTGCGCGACGGCGTCGCCAAATTCCTCCGCGCCTGGGCGCCCACGATCGCGCCGCCCGAAGAGTCCGCAACGCCGCCCGCCGTCACGCCCAAGGACGTGCCGCAGCGCCCCGCCGGCTTCTGCACCGGCTGCCCCGAGCGGCCGATCTTCACCGCGATGAAGCTGGTCGAGCGCGAGCTGGGGCCGAGCCACGTCTCCGCCGACATCGGCTGCCACCTCTTCTCGATCCTGCCGCCCTTCCACATCGGCAACACGACGATGGGCTATGGCCTGGGCTCCGCAGGCGCCTCCGCCTTCCGCCCCGAAGGCAAGCGCGCGATCGCGGTGATGGGCGACGGCGGCTTCTGGCACAACGGCCTCACCTCCGGCATCGGCAACGCGGTCTTCAACAAGGACGACACCGTCACCCTGATCGTCGACAACGGCTATTCGGCGGCGACCGGCGGGCAGGACATCCTCTCTTCGCGCGCAACCAATCCGGTGCGCGCGACCAACCACCCCATCGCCCGCGCGGTGCGCGGCGTCGGCGCGGATTGGGTGCGGACGATCGACCGCACCTATGATGTGAAGGCGATGCGCGACACGCTGAAGGAAGCACTGACCGCGAAGGAAAAGGGCCCCAAGGTCATCGTCGCTTCGTCCGAGTGCATGCTCAACCGCCAGCGCCGCGAGAAGCCGGCGAAGGCGAAAGCGATCAAGGCTGGGCGCCGCGTCGTGCGTGATCGGTTCGGGGTCGATCCAGACACCTGCACCGGCGATCATAGCTGCATCCGCCTTTCGGGATGCCCCTCGCTGACGATCAAACCCAATCCCGATCCGCTGCGCCGCGACCCGATCGCGCACGTCGACAATAGCTGCGTCGGCTGCGGCCTTTGCGGCGAGGCGAGCCACGCGGCGGTGCTCTGCCCGAGCTTCTACCGCGCACGGATCGTTACCAACCCCGATCGCTGGGATCGCATCAAGCAACGCGTGCGCGGCGCGCTGATCGGCTGGATGCAGCGGCGGATGGACGCCGCCCGTGCGGCGCGCGCCTTCTGATGGAGCGGCGGCGGATCACCATCGCGATCCTGGCGCTCGGCGGCCAGGGCGGAGGCGTTCTTGCCGACTGGATATTGGCGCTGGCCGAGGCGAAAGGCTGGCGCGCGCAGGGCACATCGGTGCCGGGCGTCGCGCAGCGCACCGGATCGACCATCTATTATATCGAGTTGGTGCCCGACGATGCGGCCGCCGATCCCGTGCTGGCGCTGATGCCGGTGCCGGGCGATGTCGACATTGTCATCGCCTCCGAATTGATGGAAGCGGGCCGCGCGATCCTGCGCGGTTTCGTGACGCGCGACCAGACGACGCTGATCGGCTCCACGCACCGCATCTTCGCGATCGCAGAGAAATCGGCGATGGCCGACGGCCGTGCTTCCAGCGAACGCATCCTCGCTGCCTGCGGCGAGCGGGCCAAGCGCTTCATCGGCTTCGACATGGACGCGGAGGCCGCGCGTGCGGGTAGCGTAATCAGCTCGATCATGTTCGGCGCGCTGGCGGGGAGCGGCGCGCTGCCGTTCGCACGCGCAGATTATGAGCAAGCGATTCGCGCGGGCGGCATCGCGATCGACGCGAACTTGCGCGGTTTTTCCGCGGGGCTTGCTGCTGCGAAAACGTCCGAGGCGGCGCTTCCCGGCGAGGCCGTGGCGCCGCCGCCGCGACCGACGACGGCGGCAGGCCGCGCGTTGGCGGATCGGGTCACCGCGTTGCCGCAGGACGCACAGCCCAATGCGCTTCACGGCGCCGCACGGCTGACCGATTATCAGGACGCCGATTATGCCGGCCTCTATCTCGACCGGCTGACCCTCGTGGCAGGCTTCGGCGATCCACTGCTGACGACGGAGACGGCGCGGCATCTGGCGCTCTGGATGAGCTACGAGGACACGATCCGCGTCGCCGATCTCAAGATCCGCGCAAGCCGCTTCGCGCGCGTACGCGATGAGGTGCGCGTCAGCGACGATCAGGTCGTCGCCGTTACCGAATTCATGCACCCGCGCCTCCGCGAAGTGTGCGAGACGCTGCCCGCAGCCCTCGGTCGCGCGATCCTCCACAGCCCGCGGCTGACCCGCATCCTCGAGCCGCTGTTCCGCAAGGGGCGGCATGTCGAAACAACCAGCTTGCGCTGGTTCCTCATGCTGCGCATCCTCGCCGGCATGCGCCGCTTCCGACGCGCGAGCCTGCGTTATGCCGAGGAGCAAGCGCGGATCGAGGCTTGGCTGGGCGCGATCCGCGATGCCGCCGCGCGCGACACCGCGCTCGCCACCGAGATCGCGCGGACGCAAGGGCTGGTCAAAGGCTATGGCGACACGTTCGAGCGCGGCCTGAAGAATTTCGAGATCGTGATGGCCGCGGCGCCGGCGTTGGACGCCGATGCCGTCGCGCGGTTGCGCGCCGCGGCGCTGGCCGACGATCAAGGGACGACACTGGCCGCGGCGATCGCCGGCGGCGAACGAAGGGCAATGGCATGAGTGAAGACGCGCGCCCGCGCAGCCTGATGCACCGATGGCTGCTGGTCATTCCCTTCCTGTGGCAGGTCGGGATGGTTCCCTTCGTCAACGATGTCGCCTGGCGGCCCTTCTCGCTGCCATTCCCGATGGTCTGGCAGATGGCGGGGATCATCGTCACCTCGATCGTGATCGCCATCGTCTTCCTGATCGACAAGAAGCAGGAGCCCGCCGATCGCGATGAAGCGGCCGGCACCGCGGGCGACCTCCATTGACCGTCATCGTCCTGACCCTCGCCATCGTCCTCGGCACGATGGCCGGCGCGATGCTCTACGGCCACCGCAAGACGCGCGCGCAGAGCATGACCGAATGGGCGGTCGGCGGACGGCGCTTCGGCGTCATCATCTTCTGGTTTCTGAACGCGGGCGAAATCTACACCACTTTCGCGGTGCTCGGCATCTCGGGCTTCGCCTGGGCCTATGGCGCGCCCGCTTATCTCGCCTTCACCTCGGTCTCGCTGTCGGCGACGATCGGCTATTGGCTGATGCCGCGCATCTGGGAAGCCGGGCGCAAGCACGATCTCGTCACCCAAGCCGATTTCTTCGCGCATCACTACAAGGCGACGTGGCTGGGCGTGGTCGTCGGCGTGTCGGGCATCGCCGCGCTCATCGTCTATGTGCAGATCCAGATCGTTGCCTTGAGCCTGATCGTCCGCCTGACGCTCGGGCCGGAAGTGTCGCCGACGCTCGCCGCGATCATCGCCGCTGCGGTCATGCTCGCCTTCGTCTATGTCGCAGGCCTTCGCTCCGCCGCCTTCGCCGCGGCGGTGAAGGACGTGCTGATGGTGCTGATCGTCGTCGGCCTCTGCACCACCGTCGCCTCCAAGGTCGGCGCCTCGTCGATGCTCGACGTCTACCGGCTCGCGCAGGACACGCATCCCGGCATCGGCAGCTTCCCGGGGATGAAGCCCGAGGCAGGCCTCTCGACCGTCTGGCTGATGACCGCGGCGCTCAACGTCGCGCTCGGCAACTGGATATTGCCGCACCTCTTCCAGCTCTGCTTCGCCGCGGGGAGCCGTACGACGATCCGCCGCAACGCGATCTGGCAGCCGATCTATTCGCTGTCCTACTTCTTCATCATCCTGCTGGGTTTCGGCGCGCTGCTCGCCGGGACGCAGCCCGAGGGCGGCGACACCAATGCGGTGCTGCTGCAATTCGTCTCCGACAGCTATCCCGCCTGGGCGGTCGGCCTGTTCGCAGGCACCGCATGCCTGCTGGCGCTGGTGCCCGGATCGGTGCTGCTGCTGACCGCGGGATCGATCTTCAGCCGCAACGTCGTGCTGCCGTTCCGCCCCGGCCTGTCGGAGCGAGCGACCCTGCTCATCTCGCGCGCGTCGATGATCGTCTTCGCAGGCATCGCGGTGTGGCTGACGCTCGGCGGATCACGATCGCTCGTCGAGATCGGCCTTTCCGCCTACGCCGCGATCGGCATGCTCGCGCCGGGCGTGTTCCTTGCCTTCCTGTGGCCGAAAGCCAATGCTCCGGGCATCTTCGCCGGGATCGTCGCGGGCTATGTCGCGCTGCTGCTGCCCCAGGCGCAGGAACTGTGGAACACGATCCTCCCCGAATGGGATCACGGCCTCGTCGCGATGGGCGTCGATGCGATCGTCGCGGTCGTCGCCTGCCTTCTGTTCGGGATGCGCAAGCCCGCGGTGCCCGCTGCGGCGTGATCAGGCGGCTTCGGCCATCTGATCGCTTTCCGTCCACGTCTTGAGCTTCGCTTCGAGGATGCCGAGCAGCCGCGCCGGCGCGCCATCGAGCTGGCGGCCGAGCCGGTGGATGAGGCTGATCGTCGTATGCTCGAGCGCCGCCTCGTGGATCGGCCGCGCGACCAGCGTCCCCTGCTCGATCTCGGACAGCACCGAGATGCGGGGCAGCACCGTCACAACGCGGCCGGCCTTGGCGACGTCCCGCATCATCTGCAGTGAGGTGGTCACCAGCTTGGGCGAAAGCCAGGTCTGCGCCTGCTTTTCCGCATCGTTGAGGATCGTGCGAATGCGAAAGCCCTTGGGCGGCAGGCAAAGCTCGTAGCCAGCAAGGTCGGCCAGCGTCAGCACATCGCGCGAGGCGACGGGATGCGTCGGCGCGCAGATCACCATCAGCGGCTGCGCCACCGAGGCGCGCGTGCGGATCTTGGGCTCGCTGGTGGTGTGGAGGATCATGCCGATGTGCGCTTCGTCCTCAAGCACCATGCGGACGAGATCGGCGGTCGTGCCGCCCGTCACCGTCACCGAGATGCCCGGATTGCGACGCTGGAAGCTGTCGATGATCTGGGTGAACGAGCCGCCGAGAAAGCCCTCGCCTACCGCCAGGTCGATCCGCCCGGTGCGCACCTCGCGCAGCTCCTGGAGCTGGTTCATCAGCGCTTCGCGGTCGGCGAGCTGGCCGCGATGATAGTCGAATGCCAGCTTGCCCGCCTCGGTCAGCCGGATCGAGCGCCGCCCGCGCTCGATGAGCGCGACGCCCATGTCGGCCTCCAGCTGTGCGATCTGGCGGCTGATCGACGAGACGGCGACGCCGATCTTGTCGCTCGCGAGCCGCATCGACCCCAGGTTCGCGGCCTCATAGAAATAGTGCAGGGCATTGTCCCACATCGCGCGCTCCGCTGACTTTCTGTCTCCCCGGCGCACCCCGCGCCCCCTTCCCGGATCGATGCTGCGCGATGTTTGCAGATTACGCAATGAGATTCGTCTTTTGTTGCCCTTGCCGCTCGGCCCGGATCGTCGCAACACTTGCGTCCACACCGGCGAGCGCCGCGGCGCATCGTCCTCGGAGGGGGTTCAAGCGTTTGACGAACAAGCGATCGCGCATCGATTGGCGCGGCTATATTCCGGCCATCACCACTCCGTTCGACGCCGATCGCGCGCTGGATCTGAAGGCGCTCGGCACCCTGCTCGAATGGCTTCACGGCGAGGGCATGCACGGCCTCGTCATCGCCGGGACCACGGGTGAATGGCCGAGCCTCTCGGCGGACGATCGCAAGCGGCTCTTCTCCGCCGTCGGCGATCAGCTCGGCGGCAAGCTTCCGCTGCTCGCGGGCTGCACGGCCTTCACCGCCGCCGAAGTCTTGGACTTCGCGCGCCACGCCGCGGACAGCCGGATGGACGGCATCCTGGTCACCCCACCTCCCTATTTCCGGCCGAGCGCAGACGAGATCGTCGGCTTCTATTCCGACATTTCCGCCGAAACGCCGCTGCCGATCTGCGTCTACAACTGGCCGCCGGGCACCGGCATCGACATGCCACTGGAGCTGCTCAAGCGGATCGCCGAACTGGAGAATGTCGTTGCGATCAAGCAATCGACCGGCGAGCTCCGCCGCTTCGTCGAGACCTTCTTCGCCCTGAACGATCAGGTCCGCATCTTCGGCCATGCGATGGACGAGCACGGCATAGCGCTGCTCGAGTCGCGCGGCGGCGACGGCACGATGGGCGCGGGCGCGGTGCTCGGCCGGACGCACCCCGATTTCTACAACCACCTGTGGGCCGGCGACATCGACGCGGCGCGCGAATGCGGCCGGCGTGATCGCGTCATTCTCGACGAATGGTACACGCCCGAGCTGGTCGGCCGTTTCGGCTCCGGCCCCGCGATCCTCAAGGCCGCGCTCAATGCGCAGGGCCTACCCGGCGGGCACGTCCGCCCGCCGCTGCGCGACGTCACCGCGCAGGACGCTGCGCGAATCCGGGAGACATTGGTCGCGCTGCAGCGCATCTAGGGTGCCATGAAACGAAGCGACGTGCTGGTCATCGGCGGCGGGCTGATCGGCTGCGCCACCGCATGGCGGCTCGCCGCGGCGGGCGCGCGGGTGACGCTGATCGAGGCCGGCGACATCAATGCCGGCGCGTCTGGCCAGAATGCGGGATCGCTGCATTTCCAGATCGAGCGGCGCTTCATCGAACATGGCGATGCGCTGGCCGACCAGGCGGCGCGGATCGTCGTGCTCAACCGCCTTGCAGTTGACGATTGGCGCGGGATCGAGGCGGAGCTCGGCGCCGACCTGCATGTCGCGATGAACGGCGGGCTGATGGTCGCCGAGACGCCGGCCGATGTCGCATTGCTGGAAGCCAAGGCGCGACGCGAAGCGGCCGAAGGGCTCGACAGCCGCCTGATCGATGGTGACGAAGCGCGCCGCATCGCGCCCTATCTCGCCCCCCACATTCTCGCCGCCTGCCATGCCCCCGACGAAGGCCATGCCAATCCGCGCGCGCTGACGCCCGCGCTCGTCGCAGCCGCCCGGCAGTCGGGCGCCGAAATCGTGACGCACGCCCCCGTGCGCAGCATCGATAAGGCCGCGTCCGGCTTCACCGTGCGCACGGAAGCGGAAAGCTATGCCGCCGACCGCATCCTCGTCGCGTGCGGCGTGTGGACGCAGCACGTTTGCGCGCTCGCCAATCTGCACATGCCGCTGTTTCCTGTTGCGCTATTGATGAACGCGACCGAGCGCACCGCGCCGGCAGTTCCGCACCTCATCCAGCATGCCGGGCGGCGGCTGTCGATGAAGCAGGCGCACGCCGGCAACATCCTGATCGGCGGCGGCTGGCCGTCGCGGATGCGCCAGCGGGCGGAAGGCGGGTTCGATCTTTCGGCGCGTCCAGAGATCCTCGAGGCCTCGCTCGCCGGCAACCTCCGCGCGGCGATCGACACGGTGCCGATGGTGGCACGGCTCAACCTCATCCGGAGTTGGACGGGGATGACCGCCGTCAGCGCCGACCAGCTACCCATCGCCGGCGAAGTGCCGCGGCTCCCCGGCTTCTACGTCGCGGGCGGCGGATCGGCCTTCACCCTCGGCCTCACCATCGCGCGGCTGCTCGCCGAGGCGATGACGGGCGGGCGCGCCGAACCGCTCGACATCCTGTCGCCCGCGCGGTTCGAGCATCTGAACGGGTTCATGGGATGAGCGGCGCGCGGATCGAGAAGGGCGTGCAACGCGGTGCCGAGGTGACGCTCACCATCGACGGCGTCGCGATGACCGCGTTCGAGGGCGAGACGATCGCCGCGGCGATGCTCGCCGCCGGTCGCGATCGCTTCCGCGACGACGGGGGTCCACGCGGCATGTTCTGCAACATGGGCACCTGCGGCGAATGTATGGTGACCCTCGCGCCCGACGGCCGGCGCGTGCGCGCGTGCGTGACCGCGGTGCAAGGCGGCATGCAGGTCGTGACGGATGGCTGAGGCCTATGATCTCGTCATCGTCGGCGGCGGGCCGGCCGGGCAGGCCGCCGCGCTGGCGCTCGACGGATCGGGCGTCCGCATCGCGGTCGTCGATGAGCAGCCGCGCCCCGGCGGCCAGATCCTCCGCCGGCCGCCCGCGGCCTTCCGGGTCCGCGACTGGCTGCAAGGCCACGAATATGGTCCGCTGAAGAAACAGCTCGCCGCCTTCGAGGCGCTGCGCAACGTCGAATGGCTGGGCGGCCGCTCGGTGCTGGGCTTGGCGCGCGAGGACGGCGGGTTCGCGCTCAGCCTGTCCGGTCCGGAGGGCGCCTCGCGCCTCACCGCTCCGCGCGTGCTGATCGCCGCCGGCTGCCAGGATCTCGCCGTCCCGGTTCCCGGCTGGACGCTGCCCGGCGTCTATACCGCGGGCGGGCTCCAGACCTTGCTCAAGAGCCAGCAGATTGTGCCGGGTGAGCGGATTCTGCTCGCCGGGACGCACCCGTTGCAGCTCGTCATTGCCGAGCAGATCGTCGCGGCAGGCGGCACACTGGCGGCGGTGCTTTTCGCCCAGCCGCGAGCCGTGATGCTCCGCACTTCGCTCGCACACCCTGGCGCCGCGCTTGCCCACCCGCGCAACCTCCTCGCCGCCGCGCATGCGGAACGCGCGCTGCGCCGTGCCGGGGTTCCGCTCCTGTATGGACACTCGCTCGATGCGATCACCGGGGAAGGCCGCGTGGGAGCGGTGACGACCGATACGCAAACCATCGCCTGCGACAGCGTGGGGCTTTGCTACGGCTTCGTCCCGCAATCGGCGCTGCCGCGCATGGCTGGTGCGCGCATGCGGCCCGCCGGTCGCGCCGGGGGCTGGGCCGCGGAGCATGATTATTGGATGCGCTCCAGCGTGCCAGGCTTGTGGGTCGCGGGCGAGACGACCGGCGTCGCCGGCGCGCCCGCAGCGATGGCGGCGGGACGCATCGCCGGTATCGGCATCGCGCGCGACAGTGGTACGATCGACGCACAGACCGCCGAGCGCGGCGCAGCGTCCGCCCGGCGCGACCATGCGAAACGCCTCGGCTTCGCACGGCTGCTCGATGCGGTCGCCGACCCCCGTGGCTATTGGCCCGCTGCCGATACCAACCTCATCGCCTGCCGCTGCGAGAATGTGACGTTTGGGGCGATCGACGCCGCCATCGCCGACGGCGGCACCGCCAACGCCGTGAAGCTCGCCACCCGCTGCGGCATGGGCCCGTGCCAGGGGCGCAATTGCGAACCGACTTTGCTGCGTCGGCTTGCGGATGCAGGCCGCCCCGAAGATCCCGGCTTCGCGCAGCGATTCCCCGCACGTCCGGTCCCGATCGGCGATCTCGCCGCGCCGCCCGGCGGATTGCCCATTGGCTGATTGCACAAGCGGCAACGATCTTTTCGATGCTGCCCGTTGCCCTCCGCTCACCCCGCCGACACACTTTGCGCCAAAGGAGAGCCCCGATGTCCGCCGCCCCCGAGAAGCCCGCATTCCTCGCCGTCGATCACATCTCGTGGACGGTGCCTGATCTGGAGGAAGCGCTCGGCTTCTATTGCGGTGTGATCGGTGCGGAAGAGCTGTTCCGCATGGGCCCGCTCGATGCCGCGGACATGCCCGCCGAGGCCGACGGCCGCGACTGGATGGAGGCGCATGTTGGCGTGAAGGGCGCGAAGCTGACGCTCGCCATGCTCAAGCTCACCGACAATATGAACTTCCAGCTCGTCCAGTATGACAAGCCCGACGATCGCCGCCAGGAGCTGCCGCGCAATTGCGATCGCGGCGGCCATCATCTCGGCCTCAAGGTCGACGACGTCGATAAGGCGATCGCCTATCTCACAGCGCACGGCTGCACCGCGCTGGAGACGATCCACATCTCCGAAGGCCCGCTGGCCGGCAAGAAGAACGTCTACATGCTCGATCCCTTCGGGCATCAGCTCGAGATCGTCGACTGACCTAAATAGCCAATACGGAGGCGCACATGGCCAACAGCAAGATCAACCCCGCCGGCCTGTACGACGCCGTCGGCTACGGCTTTTCGCACGCTGCGGTGCAGGAAGGCGGGCGGACGCTCCACCTCGCTGGGCAGGTGGCGTGGGACAAGGATTGCAACGTCGTCGGCGGCGGCGACCTCGCTGCGCAGACCCGCCAGGCGCTCGCCAATCTCAAAGCGGTGCTCGCCGAAGCCGGCGCGACCCCGGCGGACATCGTGCGGCTGCGCACCTATGTCGTCGATCACAATCCCGAAAAGCTCGGTCCCGTGCTCGGCGAGATCGGCGCATTCTATGACGGCGGCACCCCCGCCCCCAACACCTTCATCGGCGTCGCCGCGCTAGCCCTCCCCTATTTCCTCGTCGAGATCGAGGCGAC from Allosphingosinicella indica includes the following:
- a CDS encoding DUF3311 domain-containing protein, with amino-acid sequence MSEDARPRSLMHRWLLVIPFLWQVGMVPFVNDVAWRPFSLPFPMVWQMAGIIVTSIVIAIVFLIDKKQEPADRDEAAGTAGDLH
- a CDS encoding sodium:solute symporter family protein, producing MTVIVLTLAIVLGTMAGAMLYGHRKTRAQSMTEWAVGGRRFGVIIFWFLNAGEIYTTFAVLGISGFAWAYGAPAYLAFTSVSLSATIGYWLMPRIWEAGRKHDLVTQADFFAHHYKATWLGVVVGVSGIAALIVYVQIQIVALSLIVRLTLGPEVSPTLAAIIAAAVMLAFVYVAGLRSAAFAAAVKDVLMVLIVVGLCTTVASKVGASSMLDVYRLAQDTHPGIGSFPGMKPEAGLSTVWLMTAALNVALGNWILPHLFQLCFAAGSRTTIRRNAIWQPIYSLSYFFIILLGFGALLAGTQPEGGDTNAVLLQFVSDSYPAWAVGLFAGTACLLALVPGSVLLLTAGSIFSRNVVLPFRPGLSERATLLISRASMIVFAGIAVWLTLGGSRSLVEIGLSAYAAIGMLAPGVFLAFLWPKANAPGIFAGIVAGYVALLLPQAQELWNTILPEWDHGLVAMGVDAIVAVVACLLFGMRKPAVPAAA
- a CDS encoding LysR family transcriptional regulator — encoded protein: MWDNALHYFYEAANLGSMRLASDKIGVAVSSISRQIAQLEADMGVALIERGRRSIRLTEAGKLAFDYHRGQLADREALMNQLQELREVRTGRIDLAVGEGFLGGSFTQIIDSFQRRNPGISVTVTGGTTADLVRMVLEDEAHIGMILHTTSEPKIRTRASVAQPLMVICAPTHPVASRDVLTLADLAGYELCLPPKGFRIRTILNDAEKQAQTWLSPKLVTTSLQMMRDVAKAGRVVTVLPRISVLSEIEQGTLVARPIHEAALEHTTISLIHRLGRQLDGAPARLLGILEAKLKTWTESDQMAEAA
- a CDS encoding dihydrodipicolinate synthase family protein, whose product is MTNKRSRIDWRGYIPAITTPFDADRALDLKALGTLLEWLHGEGMHGLVIAGTTGEWPSLSADDRKRLFSAVGDQLGGKLPLLAGCTAFTAAEVLDFARHAADSRMDGILVTPPPYFRPSADEIVGFYSDISAETPLPICVYNWPPGTGIDMPLELLKRIAELENVVAIKQSTGELRRFVETFFALNDQVRIFGHAMDEHGIALLESRGGDGTMGAGAVLGRTHPDFYNHLWAGDIDAARECGRRDRVILDEWYTPELVGRFGSGPAILKAALNAQGLPGGHVRPPLRDVTAQDAARIRETLVALQRI
- a CDS encoding NAD(P)/FAD-dependent oxidoreductase; the encoded protein is MKRSDVLVIGGGLIGCATAWRLAAAGARVTLIEAGDINAGASGQNAGSLHFQIERRFIEHGDALADQAARIVVLNRLAVDDWRGIEAELGADLHVAMNGGLMVAETPADVALLEAKARREAAEGLDSRLIDGDEARRIAPYLAPHILAACHAPDEGHANPRALTPALVAAARQSGAEIVTHAPVRSIDKAASGFTVRTEAESYAADRILVACGVWTQHVCALANLHMPLFPVALLMNATERTAPAVPHLIQHAGRRLSMKQAHAGNILIGGGWPSRMRQRAEGGFDLSARPEILEASLAGNLRAAIDTVPMVARLNLIRSWTGMTAVSADQLPIAGEVPRLPGFYVAGGGSAFTLGLTIARLLAEAMTGGRAEPLDILSPARFEHLNGFMG
- a CDS encoding (2Fe-2S)-binding protein, with amino-acid sequence MSGARIEKGVQRGAEVTLTIDGVAMTAFEGETIAAAMLAAGRDRFRDDGGPRGMFCNMGTCGECMVTLAPDGRRVRACVTAVQGGMQVVTDG
- a CDS encoding NAD(P)/FAD-dependent oxidoreductase, with the protein product MAEAYDLVIVGGGPAGQAAALALDGSGVRIAVVDEQPRPGGQILRRPPAAFRVRDWLQGHEYGPLKKQLAAFEALRNVEWLGGRSVLGLAREDGGFALSLSGPEGASRLTAPRVLIAAGCQDLAVPVPGWTLPGVYTAGGLQTLLKSQQIVPGERILLAGTHPLQLVIAEQIVAAGGTLAAVLFAQPRAVMLRTSLAHPGAALAHPRNLLAAAHAERALRRAGVPLLYGHSLDAITGEGRVGAVTTDTQTIACDSVGLCYGFVPQSALPRMAGARMRPAGRAGGWAAEHDYWMRSSVPGLWVAGETTGVAGAPAAMAAGRIAGIGIARDSGTIDAQTAERGAASARRDHAKRLGFARLLDAVADPRGYWPAADTNLIACRCENVTFGAIDAAIADGGTANAVKLATRCGMGPCQGRNCEPTLLRRLADAGRPEDPGFAQRFPARPVPIGDLAAPPGGLPIG